From the Posidoniimonas polymericola genome, the window GCGGTCGCCGCCGCCAACCTGTTCCACACGGGCGTCTCGCTGGCGGCGCCGGCGACCGCCTCGCCCAACGAGCAGCCGGTGGTCGGCTTCATCGGGACCGGCATCCGGTTCCACACAGCGCTCGGCCATCAGGCAACCGCCCTCGGCCCCTGCGCCAAGATCGCCGACGTCGACGCCGCCCAGGCGGGCCGCGCCTGGCAGACCGTGATGGACCTGCACCGCGACCTCGGCCGGCCGATCGATATGACCGTGCACGAGGACTACCAGCGGGTCCTCGACGACAAGCACATCGATGTCGTGGTGGTAGGCTCGGCCGACCACTGGCACACCAAGCACGTCATCGACGCGGTCGACGCCGGCAAGGACGTCTACTGCGAGAAGCCCCTGACGCTGACCATCGCCGAGGGGCGGCAGATCGAGGAGGCGATCGCCCGCACCGGCCGCATCGTGCAGGTCGGCACGCAGCAGCGGACCGAGTTTGGGCAGATGTTCACCACCGCCGCCGCGATGGTCCGCGACGGCCGCGTCGGCGGCGTCAAACGAGTGACCGTCTGCATCGGCGGTTCGCGCGACGCGGAGCCACTGCCGGTCACGGCCCCGCCAAAGCAGCTTAATTGGGACAAGTGGCTCGGCCAGTGCCCGATGGTCGACTACCGTGAGTCTCCTACCATCACCGACACCAGCGGCTGGGGGGCGGGCCACCCGTTCAGCCGCACCCACCACTACTTCCGCTGGTGGTACGAATACTCCGGCGGCAAGCTGACCGACTGGGGCGCCCACCACGTCGACATCGCGATGCTCGCGCTCGACAAGCAACGCGACGACATCGGGCATGTGAAGATCGAGCCGATCTCGGTCACCCACCCGGTCGAGTTCGTCGACGGCATGCCCGCCCAGGACGACCGCTTCAACGCCGCCACCGCGTTCAACGTGCGTTGCACGTTCGCCGACGGGATCGAGATGGACATCCGCGACAACGCCGTTGACGACCTCGGCTTCGACAACGGCGTCATGTTCACCGGCGACAAGGGCCGCTTCCTGGTGAACCGCGGCAAGCTGGTCGGCGCCCCGGTCGAGGCGCTCGGCGACCGGCCGCTGCCCGCGGACCCGTTCCAGACGCTCTACGGCCAGGCCAAACCGAAGTCGCACATGGACCACTTCTTCGACTGCGTGAAGTCCCGCACGCAGCCGATCTCGGACGTCCCCAGCCACAACCGCATGCTGAACGTCTGCCACGCGGTCAACATCGCGATGCGGCTCGGACGCACGCTGACCTACGACCCGGCGACCCAGTCGTTTGTCGGCGACAAGCAGGCCAACTCGTTTGTCGCCCGTGAGCAGCGCAAGGGGTACGAAACGGCCTAGCCCATGCGGCCCCAATCGGCTCATTTCTATTGATCCCCCAAGTGTGCTTGCCATGAGATCGAGTCTGACGACGCTGTTGCTGTTTGTCTCGCTGGCGCCGACGACCGGTCCGGCCTCGGCGCAGCCGCCGGAGCCGCTCGCGCTGTACGACCTCAGCACGCCGCTGGTGTCCCGGGCGGTCACGGCCGAAAACCCCACCGGCGAGCCGGGCGCCGGCGGCCAGGCGGCGAGCGCCCTCGGCCCCGGCCGGAAGGGCGCTCCCAATTTCAGGCTCCCCGCCGGCGAGACCCATCAGCTCTGCGACATTGAGGGAAACGGTTCGATCCGGCACATCTGGATGACCGGCTCCTGGCAGCAGGACGACCAGCGTAGGACTACGGTGCTCCGTTCGGTCGTCCTCCGCGGGTACTGGGACGGCCAGGAGCACCCCAGCATCGAGTGCCCCATCGGTGACTTCATGGGCGGCGCCCACAGCAAGTCGGTCGCCTACCAGTCGGCGGCCCACTCGGTCGGCGAGAGCGCCGCGTTCAACTTCTGGCTGCCGATGCCGTTTACCAGCCGCGCCCGCTTGACGATCACCAACGACAGCGACCTCGACGTCACCATCTACTACCAAGTCGACTACACCCTCGGCGACAACCACCCCGACAACGTTGGGCGGATGCACGCCAACTTCCGCCGCGCGAACCCCACCACGCCCGGCGAGGACTTCGAACTCCTCCCCAAGCGGACCGGCAAGGGCCGCTTCCTCGGCGCCGTGATGGGCGTCCGCACGCTGCACCCCGGCTGGTGGGGCGAAGGCGAGATGAAGGCCTACCTCGACGGCGACGACAAGCTGCCTACCATCTGCGGCACCGGCAGCGAGGACTACGTCGGCCTCTCGTACGGCATGCAAAACACCACCCACCGCTACCACGGCTGCAGCCTGCTTGAGAAATCGAAGGCCAAGTTCCCGCAGCTCGATATCCCCCAGAACGAAACCGTCGAGACGCCCGCCGAGTACATCTCGATGTACCGCTGGCACCTCCCCGACCCGATCTACTGGAAGACGGAGTGCCGGATCACGATCCAGCAGATCGGCTGCTGCTACTACGAACGCGACGACGACTGGTCCACCGCGTCGTTCTGGTACGAGCCGGTCCCCAGCGAGCCGCTCGGCCCGTTCCCCTCGAACGAGGATCGAACCGCCGACCTGGCGCCGCTGCTCGACCCGTAGCCGCACGCGTCATCCGCGCGACTTTTGCCCCCGCTGAGTTTTGTCCCCTGTAGCGACATCGATTCATAGGGACAAAAGTCGTAGCCCGTTTCGG encodes:
- a CDS encoding Gfo/Idh/MocA family protein produces the protein MGINRRGFLASTGAVAAANLFHTGVSLAAPATASPNEQPVVGFIGTGIRFHTALGHQATALGPCAKIADVDAAQAGRAWQTVMDLHRDLGRPIDMTVHEDYQRVLDDKHIDVVVVGSADHWHTKHVIDAVDAGKDVYCEKPLTLTIAEGRQIEEAIARTGRIVQVGTQQRTEFGQMFTTAAAMVRDGRVGGVKRVTVCIGGSRDAEPLPVTAPPKQLNWDKWLGQCPMVDYRESPTITDTSGWGAGHPFSRTHHYFRWWYEYSGGKLTDWGAHHVDIAMLALDKQRDDIGHVKIEPISVTHPVEFVDGMPAQDDRFNAATAFNVRCTFADGIEMDIRDNAVDDLGFDNGVMFTGDKGRFLVNRGKLVGAPVEALGDRPLPADPFQTLYGQAKPKSHMDHFFDCVKSRTQPISDVPSHNRMLNVCHAVNIAMRLGRTLTYDPATQSFVGDKQANSFVAREQRKGYETA
- a CDS encoding glycoside hydrolase family 172 protein, whose product is MRSSLTTLLLFVSLAPTTGPASAQPPEPLALYDLSTPLVSRAVTAENPTGEPGAGGQAASALGPGRKGAPNFRLPAGETHQLCDIEGNGSIRHIWMTGSWQQDDQRRTTVLRSVVLRGYWDGQEHPSIECPIGDFMGGAHSKSVAYQSAAHSVGESAAFNFWLPMPFTSRARLTITNDSDLDVTIYYQVDYTLGDNHPDNVGRMHANFRRANPTTPGEDFELLPKRTGKGRFLGAVMGVRTLHPGWWGEGEMKAYLDGDDKLPTICGTGSEDYVGLSYGMQNTTHRYHGCSLLEKSKAKFPQLDIPQNETVETPAEYISMYRWHLPDPIYWKTECRITIQQIGCCYYERDDDWSTASFWYEPVPSEPLGPFPSNEDRTADLAPLLDP